The following proteins are encoded in a genomic region of Mahella australiensis 50-1 BON:
- a CDS encoding PDGLE domain-containing protein gives MNKLKKLWPWLLVVLLLVLTPFASSFPDGLERVADDLGFTSLERDAGISLMPDYTIPVVEDGAASTIIAGIIGVVVLLLIFWAIDKAVRIHKRNMR, from the coding sequence ATGAATAAATTAAAGAAACTGTGGCCATGGTTGTTGGTTGTCTTACTGTTGGTTTTAACACCGTTTGCCTCATCGTTCCCAGATGGCCTGGAAAGGGTGGCTGATGATCTTGGTTTTACATCCCTTGAAAGGGACGCTGGCATATCGCTTATGCCAGATTATACAATACCTGTTGTAGAAGATGGAGCAGCATCTACCATTATAGCTGGCATTATAGGAGTTGTCGTATTGCTGCTGATATTTTGGGCGATAGATAAAGCTGTGCGCATTCATAAGCGGAATATGAGGTGA
- the rpsU gene encoding 30S ribosomal protein S21, with protein sequence MASEIVVGENESLDSALRRFKKECAKAGVLSEIRKREHYDKPSVKRKKKSEAARKRKY encoded by the coding sequence ATGGCCTCAGAAATAGTGGTAGGCGAAAATGAAAGCTTGGACAGCGCATTAAGGCGTTTTAAGAAAGAATGTGCCAAGGCCGGTGTACTGTCGGAGATAAGGAAAAGAGAACATTATGATAAGCCGAGCGTAAAGAGAAAGAAGAAATCCGAAGCGGCTAGAAAGAGGAAATATTAA
- a CDS encoding metal ABC transporter substrate-binding protein has product MKRFIGLALVMILALSFVGCKRQSVADTGKTTVYTTIYPLYFMAKQIGGDRVDVTNIIPAGISVHEWEPGTRDMARLYEADLIIYIGLDLDSWILKTQNGDSNAIYCKASENIEPIKEGNTVNPHVWLSPKNALIVAYNIKEALISMDQSDDSAYFEANYNVLKQRLEELDRQYSEALSNAPRKSFVVYHKAFSYIARDYGLEEITVIGLDDEQEPSPAQISRVIDYCKANGIKYIFAEPLVTPKPMQTLANEAGAQVLTLNPLDGLTEEEEKSGDDYISIMRENLENLQKALE; this is encoded by the coding sequence ATGAAACGATTTATAGGGCTCGCCCTCGTTATGATATTAGCTTTGTCCTTTGTGGGATGTAAGCGTCAATCAGTTGCCGATACCGGTAAGACTACGGTATATACTACTATATATCCTCTATACTTTATGGCCAAACAAATAGGCGGCGATAGGGTCGATGTTACCAACATAATACCAGCTGGCATAAGCGTACACGAATGGGAACCCGGCACGCGCGACATGGCTCGCTTATACGAAGCTGATTTGATAATATACATTGGATTGGATTTGGATTCGTGGATACTTAAAACTCAAAACGGCGATTCAAATGCCATCTATTGTAAGGCCTCTGAAAACATAGAACCGATAAAGGAAGGTAATACCGTAAACCCGCATGTATGGTTATCGCCTAAAAATGCCTTGATAGTGGCGTATAATATAAAAGAAGCTTTGATTAGCATGGATCAGAGCGATGATAGCGCATATTTTGAAGCAAATTATAATGTGCTTAAACAGCGATTGGAAGAACTGGATAGACAATATAGTGAAGCTCTGAGCAATGCTCCTAGGAAATCATTTGTTGTATATCACAAGGCATTCAGCTATATAGCTAGGGATTATGGTTTAGAAGAGATAACTGTTATAGGGTTGGATGATGAGCAAGAACCCAGTCCTGCTCAGATAAGCCGAGTTATAGATTATTGCAAGGCTAACGGGATCAAATACATATTTGCCGAACCGTTGGTTACGCCTAAGCCTATGCAAACTCTAGCGAATGAGGCTGGAGCGCAAGTATTGACGTTGAATCCTCTGGACGGATTAACCGAGGAGGAAGAAAAAAGCGGGGATGATTACATCTCTATAATGCGAGAAAACCTAGAGAACTTACAGAAAGCTTTGGAGTAA
- a CDS encoding alpha/beta hydrolase: protein MINETIDIWKPYKYAGEGPDDFRPTMTTYVLAGQRKRGAVLICPGGGYAFTSDREAEPIALQFNAAGFHAFVLYYSVAPRRHPQPLLDLSRAMCIIRDNAQEWNIEADEIAVCGFSAGGHLVASLGVHWAEPYLSDVDGIKEGMNRPDALILGYPVITSGQFAHRGSIENLIGSDADKSLLDEMSLELQVNDKTPPAFIWHTYADDAVPVENSMLFAQAMRKHNIPFELHIFPDGPHGLSLATEETAAENMGVYPHVAIWMKLCKEWLAEIFENKT, encoded by the coding sequence ATGATAAATGAAACTATAGATATATGGAAGCCGTATAAATATGCTGGTGAGGGACCGGACGATTTTCGTCCTACTATGACTACATATGTACTGGCGGGACAGCGTAAGCGAGGGGCCGTGCTGATATGTCCTGGTGGCGGTTATGCCTTTACATCGGACAGAGAGGCCGAACCAATAGCTTTGCAATTCAATGCTGCCGGCTTCCACGCATTTGTCTTGTATTACAGCGTTGCTCCGAGAAGGCATCCTCAACCGCTGCTGGACCTGTCGCGTGCCATGTGCATCATAAGAGATAACGCACAAGAATGGAATATAGAGGCCGACGAAATCGCTGTTTGTGGTTTTTCCGCCGGGGGTCATTTGGTTGCCAGTCTGGGAGTACATTGGGCTGAACCGTATTTGAGCGATGTGGATGGCATAAAAGAGGGTATGAACAGGCCAGATGCGTTGATACTGGGTTATCCGGTTATAACGTCCGGACAATTCGCGCACAGAGGTTCTATAGAAAATCTTATTGGCAGTGATGCCGATAAAAGTTTGCTTGATGAAATGTCCTTAGAGTTGCAAGTAAATGACAAAACACCGCCTGCGTTTATATGGCATACTTATGCAGATGATGCTGTGCCTGTAGAAAACAGTATGTTATTTGCGCAAGCCATGCGTAAGCATAATATACCATTTGAACTTCATATCTTTCCCGATGGTCCTCATGGATTATCCTTGGCGACTGAAGAGACCGCTGCCGAGAATATGGGTGTGTATCCGCATGTCGCTATATGGATGAAACTGTGCAAGGAATGGTTGGCCGAAATCTTTGAGAATAAAACATGA
- the rsmA gene encoding 16S rRNA (adenine(1518)-N(6)/adenine(1519)-N(6))-dimethyltransferase RsmA, translating to MDKTKDLSSKSAVQRLIDRYNFKPNKAMGQNFLINKEALNAIVNGADISAEDEVLEIGPGLGTLTLKLSERAAHVTAVEVDKRIIPLLKQTLQDVGNVSIIEGDFLNPMVAEEIKECLAGKSAIVVANLPYYITTPVLMDIIENYIMIKRAVLMMQKEVAYRVVAQPGSRLSGSVKDYGVLSISVQYYMDPQILLEVPRSDFLPSPDVDSAVVRLDRRDKPAVDVQDERMFFSLVKAAFGQRRKTLFNALAGGLGYPLGKDGLKRVLERAHIDGNRRAETLSLQEFADIANELFYTINS from the coding sequence ATGGATAAAACAAAGGACCTTTCGTCGAAATCCGCAGTGCAAAGGCTTATCGATCGGTATAATTTTAAACCTAATAAAGCAATGGGACAAAACTTTCTCATAAACAAAGAAGCATTGAACGCTATAGTAAATGGAGCTGATATATCAGCCGAGGACGAGGTATTAGAGATAGGACCGGGATTAGGAACATTGACCCTCAAACTTTCAGAGCGAGCAGCTCACGTTACTGCGGTGGAAGTGGACAAGCGTATTATACCATTGCTAAAACAAACGCTACAGGATGTAGGCAATGTAAGTATAATAGAAGGCGATTTTTTAAATCCAATGGTAGCTGAAGAAATAAAGGAATGCCTAGCAGGAAAATCGGCTATAGTAGTGGCTAATCTGCCATATTATATCACTACACCGGTGCTTATGGATATTATAGAAAATTATATCATGATCAAAAGGGCTGTGCTTATGATGCAAAAAGAGGTTGCATATAGGGTTGTAGCTCAGCCTGGCAGCCGATTGAGCGGATCAGTAAAGGATTATGGTGTGCTGTCGATATCGGTTCAATATTATATGGATCCGCAGATATTACTTGAGGTACCGCGATCTGACTTCTTGCCATCTCCCGACGTAGATTCGGCTGTAGTTAGGCTAGACAGACGCGATAAGCCGGCTGTAGATGTCCAAGATGAGCGAATGTTTTTTTCTCTTGTAAAGGCTGCATTCGGGCAAAGGCGCAAGACCCTATTTAATGCGCTAGCTGGGGGCCTAGGATATCCATTGGGTAAAGACGGACTAAAGCGCGTTCTTGAACGAGCGCACATAGACGGCAATCGCCGGGCTGAAACTTTGTCGCTGCAGGAATTTGCCGATATAGCAAACGAGCTATTTTATACCATAAACAGCTAA
- a CDS encoding GatB/YqeY domain-containing protein: protein MSLKEQLLKDMQSAMKSRDNLRKTTISMARAAILQVEKDKQIQLDDDGVIDVLAKEIKSRKDAIPEFERGNRPDLVQKLEAEIAILNEYMPKQLSSEEISRLIDDAIAEVNAQSVKDIGAVMKVLMPRIRGRADGAIVNQMVKARLQ, encoded by the coding sequence ATGTCCCTTAAAGAACAGTTGCTTAAAGATATGCAATCTGCTATGAAAAGCAGGGATAACCTCCGCAAGACCACCATAAGCATGGCTAGAGCGGCCATATTACAGGTAGAAAAAGATAAGCAGATTCAATTGGATGATGATGGCGTAATAGATGTCTTGGCAAAAGAAATAAAATCCAGAAAGGATGCTATACCTGAATTCGAGCGGGGTAACCGACCGGATCTGGTACAAAAGCTGGAGGCTGAAATAGCCATCTTAAATGAATATATGCCTAAGCAACTTTCATCTGAAGAGATAAGCCGTTTGATCGATGACGCTATAGCAGAGGTAAACGCTCAGAGCGTCAAGGATATCGGTGCCGTAATGAAGGTATTGATGCCGCGTATCAGAGGACGGGCCGATGGGGCGATCGTAAATCAAATGGTTAAAGCTAGATTACAATAA
- a CDS encoding Fur family transcriptional regulator: MTKQQAIDVLREHNYKLTPQRDIIMDTLLSIDGYATVKYIYERVKGKLPCISPDTVYRNLEILSSIGIVDKSNVGSNMVYEMHRDAHTHIMKCLMCGKVEKLDICPLDYCLNRIKDFQVVEHHIEILGYCNKCADRKEPDR, from the coding sequence GTGACTAAGCAACAAGCTATAGATGTATTGCGCGAACATAATTATAAGCTTACGCCTCAGCGCGACATCATAATGGATACTTTGCTGTCTATAGACGGTTATGCTACGGTAAAGTATATATATGAGCGTGTAAAAGGAAAGCTGCCATGCATAAGTCCGGATACCGTGTACAGGAACCTTGAGATTTTGTCTTCTATTGGTATTGTGGATAAATCAAACGTGGGGAGCAATATGGTATATGAGATGCATAGAGATGCACATACTCATATTATGAAATGCTTAATGTGCGGCAAAGTCGAAAAGTTAGATATATGCCCTTTAGATTACTGTTTAAACCGCATAAAAGACTTTCAAGTAGTGGAACATCACATAGAAATTTTAGGATACTGCAATAAATGCGCCGACAGAAAGGAACCTGATAGATGA
- a CDS encoding ubiquitin-like domain-containing protein — MESNSSFHRRPLRPWMICILLIVAVIAAAGSIHEILAKDVTVTVDGRKASIATKEDTVEQLLKVYDIILGPADKVVPALDTTLKDGMDISVIRATLVRVNDNGHIKTIYTTASSVNDMLKEAGISVRQEDNIEPAADQSIYPGLYVNITRAVPVTILADAQVKKIYTTCTSVSQVLADVGIKLAQKDKVNPGLNTAIKSGTTIEIVRVNETYETVEKPIPYKTIIRDNHDMAKGVQKVVQPGQDGRIQRKILVVYENGKEVSRKVASETVVAQPKNKIVERGTVQSFVTSRGASIRYSKVLTMSASAYTAGYDGVNNTTSTGQSVRRGIAAVDPRIIPLGTRLYVDGYGFAVAADVGGAIKGNKIDLYMETLSQARAFGRRTVKVYILK; from the coding sequence ATGGAATCAAATAGCAGCTTTCATCGACGGCCTTTGCGGCCGTGGATGATATGTATACTGCTAATAGTGGCAGTAATCGCCGCAGCCGGCTCCATACACGAGATACTGGCTAAAGATGTGACGGTTACGGTAGACGGCCGCAAAGCCTCAATTGCAACAAAGGAAGATACAGTAGAACAACTGCTGAAAGTATATGACATAATATTGGGGCCGGCTGATAAAGTAGTGCCTGCATTGGATACTACATTAAAAGACGGCATGGACATAAGCGTTATTCGTGCTACATTGGTAAGGGTCAACGATAACGGGCATATCAAAACGATCTATACTACAGCTTCTTCAGTAAATGATATGCTTAAAGAAGCCGGTATTTCGGTGAGACAAGAGGATAATATAGAACCTGCCGCAGATCAAAGCATATATCCTGGTTTATATGTAAATATAACTAGAGCTGTGCCTGTTACCATATTGGCCGATGCTCAGGTTAAAAAGATATATACCACATGCACGTCTGTAAGCCAGGTATTAGCCGATGTCGGCATAAAGCTTGCACAAAAAGACAAAGTAAATCCCGGATTGAATACTGCAATAAAGAGCGGTACCACGATAGAAATAGTTCGAGTAAACGAGACTTATGAAACCGTTGAAAAACCTATACCTTACAAAACCATAATCCGAGACAATCATGACATGGCTAAAGGCGTGCAAAAGGTAGTCCAACCAGGCCAAGACGGTCGCATACAACGAAAAATTCTAGTTGTATACGAAAATGGCAAAGAGGTTTCGCGCAAGGTAGCATCTGAAACTGTAGTAGCACAACCCAAAAATAAAATAGTAGAACGCGGTACTGTACAGAGCTTTGTGACCTCACGTGGTGCTTCCATACGTTACAGCAAAGTGTTGACCATGAGCGCTTCGGCATATACCGCCGGATATGATGGAGTAAACAACACAACAAGCACCGGGCAAAGCGTACGACGGGGAATAGCAGCAGTTGATCCGAGAATAATACCATTGGGTACTAGACTATATGTAGATGGTTATGGTTTCGCAGTAGCAGCTGATGTAGGCGGAGCCATAAAGGGAAACAAAATCGATCTATATATGGAAACGCTATCCCAAGCCAGAGCTTTCGGCCGAAGGACGGTAAAAGTGTATATACTCAAATAA
- the miaB gene encoding tRNA (N6-isopentenyl adenosine(37)-C2)-methylthiotransferase MiaB, giving the protein MDNKKFTIVTYGCQMNEHDSEKMAGILSDMGYEWTEDKAGADIILFNTCCVREHAEQRVYGNIGMLKPLKQVNPDLIIGVCGCMMQQEGMAQKLAQTFPFVDIIFGTHNLNELPKLIDEAKASRFTVVDIHEQDHEFDESMPIRRASKVSAWVTVMYGCNNFCTYCIVPYVRGREHSRRPDDIVNEVKELADQGYKEITLLGQNVNSYGKDSDEKVEFADLLRMLDDIEGVERIRFTTSHPKDLSDNLIYAMRDCKKVCHQLHLPVQSGSTRILRRMNRHYTKEGYLELVEKIKANIPDIALSTDIIVGFPGETDEDFEDTLDVVRRAQYDLAYTFIYSKRSGTPAAKLEDPTPREIKQQRLQRLIDLQTAITREKNQRLNGAVVEVLVEGPSRNGKGQMMGRTTGNKVVNFEGNASLIGKLVDVLITEPSTWFLNGRLMNVK; this is encoded by the coding sequence TTGGATAACAAGAAATTTACTATAGTCACATATGGTTGTCAAATGAACGAACATGATTCGGAGAAAATGGCCGGTATTCTCAGCGATATGGGCTACGAATGGACAGAGGATAAAGCAGGGGCCGATATAATACTGTTCAATACCTGCTGTGTAAGGGAACATGCAGAGCAGAGGGTATACGGCAATATAGGCATGCTCAAGCCTCTTAAACAGGTCAATCCCGATCTTATAATAGGTGTGTGCGGCTGTATGATGCAGCAGGAAGGAATGGCGCAAAAGCTGGCTCAGACATTTCCTTTTGTCGATATAATATTCGGCACACACAATCTGAATGAACTGCCCAAGCTGATAGATGAGGCTAAAGCCTCGAGATTTACCGTCGTGGATATACACGAGCAAGATCATGAATTCGATGAGTCTATGCCTATAAGGCGTGCTAGCAAAGTATCGGCTTGGGTAACAGTGATGTACGGATGCAATAATTTCTGTACCTATTGTATAGTGCCGTACGTACGCGGCCGTGAGCACAGCCGCCGGCCGGATGATATCGTAAACGAAGTAAAAGAGCTGGCCGATCAGGGCTATAAAGAGATAACGTTGCTGGGGCAGAATGTCAACTCCTATGGCAAAGATTCGGATGAGAAAGTGGAGTTCGCCGATTTGCTTAGGATGCTCGATGATATAGAAGGTGTAGAGCGTATAAGATTTACGACTTCTCATCCAAAAGACCTTTCGGATAACCTTATTTATGCCATGCGGGACTGCAAAAAAGTATGCCATCAACTGCATCTACCGGTGCAGTCGGGCAGCACTCGGATATTAAGGCGCATGAATCGCCATTATACAAAAGAAGGCTATTTGGAATTGGTGGAGAAGATAAAGGCCAATATACCGGATATAGCGCTCTCTACGGATATAATAGTAGGCTTTCCCGGGGAAACCGATGAGGATTTCGAGGATACGCTGGATGTGGTACGTCGGGCGCAATATGATTTGGCCTATACGTTTATATATTCAAAGCGTAGCGGCACGCCTGCGGCAAAACTGGAAGACCCAACGCCGAGGGAGATTAAGCAGCAGCGCCTGCAGCGCCTTATAGATCTGCAAACCGCTATTACGCGCGAGAAAAATCAACGATTAAACGGTGCGGTGGTGGAGGTATTGGTCGAAGGACCTAGTAGAAACGGTAAGGGCCAGATGATGGGCAGGACTACCGGCAATAAAGTGGTTAATTTCGAAGGAAATGCATCGTTGATCGGCAAGTTGGTCGATGTGCTCATAACAGAACCGTCTACGTGGTTTTTGAATGGCCGATTGATGAATGTCAAATAA
- a CDS encoding metal ABC transporter ATP-binding protein yields the protein MSSAIEISNVTFAYEDKTVLENISLTIEQGEFSAIIGPNGSGKSTLINIMVGLLTPNSGSVRIAGHNIGYLPQRSFAFNQAFPADVKEVVSMGLYTKVGLFRRLKKSDWGKVYDTLGLVDMLDYKDKLIGHLSGGQQQRVFIARALVSDPQILFLDEPTVGVDAKSQQALFDLLEKLNKERGITIVMVTHDVWVITDKVNRVICMGNGHIYPNCSLDNMDAHMLSELYGYPIKLESHVHRS from the coding sequence ATGAGCAGCGCAATTGAAATTAGTAATGTAACATTTGCCTATGAAGATAAAACTGTATTGGAGAATATCTCACTGACGATAGAACAAGGGGAATTCAGCGCCATAATAGGCCCGAATGGTTCCGGCAAAAGCACATTGATCAATATAATGGTAGGCCTTTTAACGCCAAATAGTGGTAGTGTGCGGATAGCAGGGCATAACATAGGCTATCTCCCACAACGTTCCTTCGCGTTTAATCAGGCATTTCCAGCTGATGTCAAAGAAGTGGTGTCCATGGGCTTATACACGAAGGTAGGCTTGTTCCGCCGCTTGAAAAAATCAGATTGGGGAAAAGTGTATGACACATTGGGGTTGGTGGATATGCTGGATTATAAAGACAAGCTAATAGGGCACTTGTCGGGTGGACAGCAGCAGCGCGTGTTCATCGCGAGAGCATTGGTTTCCGATCCGCAGATACTTTTTTTGGATGAGCCTACTGTAGGTGTAGATGCTAAATCCCAGCAAGCCTTGTTTGATCTTTTGGAGAAACTTAATAAAGAACGAGGTATAACCATAGTTATGGTAACTCACGATGTATGGGTCATCACAGATAAGGTGAATCGCGTTATATGCATGGGCAATGGTCATATATACCCAAACTGCTCTTTGGATAACATGGATGCCCATATGTTGAGCGAACTCTATGGATACCCTATAAAGCTTGAATCCCATGTGCATAGGAGTTAA
- the asnB gene encoding asparagine synthase (glutamine-hydrolyzing) — protein sequence MCGIVGWIDWEANLVHQKRIIADMTAVLTHRGPDNEGMWLSPHAAFGHRRLIVVDPEGGGQPMIRRIDGSEYVIVYNGELYNTQDVRHELKYLGYSFQSRSDTEVLLMSYIAWGPDCLRHLNGIFAFAIWDDGKQSLFMARDRLGVKPLFYAQLKHGLIFGSETKAILAHPAIKPEVDAQGLAEVLAIGPARTPGHGVFRGIKELRPGYYMTYNHDGMKICQYWALDSHAHNDDLDTTADTVRWLLKDTVERQLVSDVPVCTLLSGGLDSSALTAFAAAAFKQNGLDSIDTYSVDYVNNDRYFKRSAFQPNSDSDWVPIISAFLGTRHHNIFIDTPELAEALTVAVHARDIPGMVDVDSSLYLFCREIKKGATVALSGECADEVFGGYPWFYREDALNADTFPWSVKVKERCSVFSPDVLKLIQSEKYIEYRYREALGEVPRLDSDDAQESRMREMFYLNLTRWMPVLLDRKDRMSMASGLEVRVPFCDHRIVEYVWNIPWDMKYYDQREKGILRYALTGILPEDILWRKKSPYPKTQNPSYLNTIRRWLSDILDDHSSPILPLIDVKMVRSILESDMDTFDLPWFGQLMTGPQLLAYLIQINIWLTDYHVSIL from the coding sequence ATGTGTGGAATAGTCGGTTGGATAGATTGGGAGGCAAATCTGGTACATCAAAAACGCATTATAGCTGATATGACTGCCGTGCTGACACATAGGGGGCCAGATAATGAAGGTATGTGGTTATCGCCACATGCCGCTTTCGGGCATCGCCGCCTTATAGTAGTCGACCCTGAGGGCGGCGGTCAGCCCATGATACGCAGGATTGACGGCAGTGAATACGTCATAGTATACAATGGCGAACTGTATAATACCCAGGATGTGAGGCACGAACTGAAATATCTAGGTTATTCGTTCCAGTCGCGTTCGGATACAGAGGTACTTCTTATGTCCTATATAGCATGGGGCCCGGACTGCCTGCGGCATTTAAATGGCATATTTGCCTTTGCCATATGGGACGATGGTAAGCAAAGCCTTTTTATGGCCAGGGATAGATTGGGAGTCAAACCGTTGTTTTATGCCCAATTGAAGCATGGCCTTATATTCGGCTCCGAGACAAAGGCCATATTGGCTCATCCGGCCATAAAGCCCGAAGTGGATGCGCAGGGCCTGGCCGAAGTATTGGCCATAGGGCCGGCCCGCACGCCCGGACATGGCGTATTCCGTGGCATAAAGGAACTGCGACCGGGATATTATATGACTTACAATCACGATGGCATGAAAATATGCCAGTATTGGGCGCTTGACAGCCATGCCCATAACGACGACTTGGATACCACTGCCGATACTGTACGCTGGTTGCTCAAGGATACGGTGGAACGGCAATTGGTATCCGATGTGCCTGTATGTACGTTGCTGTCGGGCGGCTTAGACTCAAGCGCCCTGACTGCTTTTGCAGCAGCCGCTTTTAAGCAGAACGGCCTCGATTCGATCGATACTTATTCTGTAGATTATGTTAATAATGACCGTTATTTTAAGCGCAGTGCCTTTCAGCCAAATTCCGATTCGGACTGGGTGCCGATTATATCGGCTTTTTTAGGTACGCGCCATCATAATATATTCATAGATACGCCGGAACTAGCGGAAGCATTGACAGTTGCCGTACATGCCCGAGATATACCCGGTATGGTCGACGTGGATTCGTCCTTATATTTATTTTGCCGTGAGATAAAAAAGGGCGCTACGGTGGCCTTATCCGGAGAATGTGCAGATGAGGTATTCGGCGGATACCCGTGGTTTTATAGGGAAGACGCGTTGAATGCCGACACGTTTCCATGGTCCGTAAAGGTTAAAGAGCGCTGCTCGGTATTTTCACCCGATGTGCTTAAGCTCATACAGTCGGAGAAATATATAGAGTATCGGTATCGAGAAGCCTTGGGAGAGGTGCCGCGCTTGGACAGCGATGATGCCCAAGAATCGCGTATGAGGGAGATGTTTTATCTTAATCTTACGCGCTGGATGCCGGTCTTATTGGACCGCAAGGACCGTATGAGCATGGCTAGCGGCCTGGAGGTGCGCGTGCCTTTCTGTGATCATCGCATCGTCGAATATGTATGGAATATTCCCTGGGACATGAAATACTATGACCAAAGGGAAAAGGGCATACTGCGCTATGCGTTGACAGGCATACTGCCCGAAGATATATTATGGCGCAAGAAGAGCCCTTATCCTAAAACCCAAAATCCATCCTATCTGAATACAATACGGCGATGGCTGTCGGATATACTGGACGACCATTCGTCGCCCATCTTGCCGCTTATAGACGTCAAAATGGTACGGAGCATATTGGAGTCGGACATGGATACTTTTGATTTGCCGTGGTTTGGGCAGCTTATGACCGGACCGCAGCTTTTGGCCTATCTGATTCAGATAAACATATGGTTGACGGATTATCATGTAAGCATATTGTAA
- a CDS encoding metal ABC transporter permease, with the protein MEIFTYDFMIMAFTAGTIIAIICPLVGNFLVLRRLSQIGDTLSHLALAGVAGSALIGINPTIGTVVFVLASSLGIERLRRAYARYSEISIAAATFGGMALAAILFSLSKGSSMNIMGFLFGSLVSVTRNDIITISVLGFMIVAVVYLLFKELLFITFDEDAAAISGIPVNAINALFTAMIAVTIALSMRVVGALLVSALMVIPAATALRIAKSFKQTIAYSIIFSFSSVFSGIFLSYYLDLSPGGTIIAISLIIMLAVNIIKRR; encoded by the coding sequence ATGGAGATATTTACATATGATTTTATGATAATGGCATTTACAGCCGGTACTATTATTGCTATTATATGTCCGTTGGTTGGCAATTTCCTTGTATTAAGGAGATTGTCTCAGATAGGCGATACTTTGTCTCACCTAGCATTGGCTGGAGTAGCGGGCAGCGCGCTGATAGGTATAAACCCGACCATAGGCACCGTAGTTTTCGTTCTCGCCTCATCCCTGGGCATAGAACGTCTACGTAGGGCATATGCGCGCTATTCTGAGATATCCATAGCGGCTGCCACCTTCGGAGGCATGGCATTGGCCGCCATATTATTCAGTCTTTCCAAAGGCAGTAGCATGAATATAATGGGATTTCTTTTCGGTAGCCTTGTATCTGTAACACGAAACGATATAATCACGATATCGGTACTTGGGTTTATGATAGTTGCTGTTGTATACCTACTTTTTAAAGAGCTCCTCTTTATAACGTTCGATGAGGATGCAGCCGCTATATCAGGCATACCTGTAAATGCAATAAATGCACTGTTCACGGCTATGATAGCTGTAACAATAGCTTTATCCATGCGTGTTGTAGGAGCTTTGCTGGTGTCCGCACTTATGGTAATACCTGCGGCCACTGCATTACGCATAGCTAAAAGTTTTAAACAGACTATCGCATATTCTATAATATTCTCATTTTCATCGGTATTCTCAGGAATATTTTTGTCCTATTATTTAGACTTATCACCCGGCGGCACTATAATAGCTATTTCGCTTATAATCATGCTTGCCGTCAACATTATAAAAAGGCGTTAA